One window of the Triticum dicoccoides isolate Atlit2015 ecotype Zavitan chromosome 3B, WEW_v2.0, whole genome shotgun sequence genome contains the following:
- the LOC119278214 gene encoding formin-like protein 20: MSTGFSAEIFVQKLAKLNIAQQSIETLSHWCIFHHRCCQEVVDIWNRDFHSAPQERKISLLYLANDIMQNSKKDGLRYIHEFLKVIAAALDDLFTNGDDFGRNVVKRLVDIWEDRKLFGTQGQLLKEEYTHKFKELKSKKPGGELVEKVISSYKHMLRAPVDEAKLMRECNSALSFVDNLNKEYGNSYLGSSNGYSFVEELKEQHSILRNTIERFKMSESLRATLVSDLKEALHEQEFKTELVRHQLRAAQVRYRKANDLCQKLGIDVPRHEPSNGVENSSLSEVPATFPPVSANANSVEKGRSTAVMYSREGDGSEPETLNGGFSSRATRDNFEQKIEGHPPVTKRQKIENGISVPQPEAPPPPPPLPYPDTFEQPPPPPQYPPSPESSPPPLPPSMPPPIPPPPPPSTDAFMPVPALPMGGMPYFPPFPPPVNYPMINMPPPFPGAPNPPHPGFLGFGGPFYGPPFPSAPHQ; this comes from the exons ATGAGCACAGGATTCAGCGCAGAGATCTTTGTGCAGAAGCTTGCGAAGCTTAATATTGCACAACAAAGTATAGAGA CTTTATCACACTGGTGCATCTTCCATCATCGTTGTTGCCAGGAAGTTGTTGACATATGGAATAGAGATTTTCACTCAGCTCCTCAAGAGAGAAAGATATCTTTGCTGTATCTTGCAAATGATATTATGCAGAATAGTAAGAAGGATGGCCTGAGATATATACATGAGTTCTTGAAGGTCATCGCTGCTGCCTTAGATGACCTGTTCACCAATGGTGATGATTTTGGACGAAATGTTGTAAAAAGACTG GTTGACATATGGGAAGATCGCAAGTTGTTTGGCACCCAAGGACAACTTCTAAAGGAAGAATACACCCACAAATTTAAGGAGCTAAAGTCG AAAAAACCAGGTGGAGAGCTGGTGGAGAAGGTTATATCGAGCTACAAGCATATGCTTCGGGCACCTGTAGATGAGGCCAAGTTGATGAGAGAATGCAACAGTGCTCTAAGCTTTGTTGACAACCTGAACAAAGAGTACGGAAATTCGTACTTAG GGAGCAGCAATGGATATAGCTTTGTGGAGGAGCTGAAGGAACAACATAGTATTCTgagaaacaccattgaacgattcaAAATGTCTGAATCACTCAGGGCCACTCTGGTATCTGATTTGAAGGAAGCACTCCATGAGCAG GAGTTCAAGACAGAACTTGTCAGACACCAACTTCGG GCAGCTCAGGTCAGATATAGGAAAGCTAATGACCTCTGCCAGAAGCTCGGAATAGATGTACCAAGGCACGAGCCATCTAATGGGGTTGAGAACTCCAGTCTCTCTGAAGTGCCTGCTACTTTTCCCCCAGTTTCAGCTAATGCTAATTCTGTCGAGAAGGGGCGATCGACTGCAGTGATGTATTCACGGGAAGGAGATGGAAGTGAGCCTGAGACCCTCAACGGCGGTTTTTCTTCACGAGCCACCAGGGACAACTTTGAGCAGAAAATAGAAGGGCACCCTCCTGTTACTAAGAGGCAGAAGATAGAGAATGGTATATCTGTTCCTCAGCCTGAAGCACCCCCACCGCCACCCCCACTCCCGTATCCTGATACATTTGAACAGCCACCACCACCGCCTCAGTATCCTCCATCACCAGAGTCTAGCCCACCACCACTTCCACCTTCGATGCCGCCCCCaatcccaccaccaccaccaccttctacAGATGCATTTATGCCAGTTCCTGCTCTTCCAATGGGAGGAATGCCATATTTCCCACCGTTTCCTCCACCTGTAAACTATCCCATGATCAACATGCCACCGCCTTTCCCTGGTGCCCCAAACCCTCCTCACCCAGGTTTCCTTGGATTTGGGGGTCCCTTCTATGGCCCGCCTTTCCCCTCGGCACCCCACCAATGA